A stretch of Salvelinus alpinus chromosome 4, SLU_Salpinus.1, whole genome shotgun sequence DNA encodes these proteins:
- the c4b gene encoding complement C4-B isoform X2 codes for MGSPVCLMVLFILAAESVHGQDRFFISAPNVFHVGVKERVYVQLGKALLNKRVTLYLEHEDTANLMSQKSSTLCTEEGQIQTVELEVERDKLPIFVNIPYLMLVAEMDGVKDRKMVRVLVSQHRGYIFIQTDQPIYNPTQQVKYRIFTLNHSMKPHDDVFHISIFNAAGNRIMKTLKRATDGIFTDIPFNIPDVSEMGVWRIVAHYQGDEKNAVTREFQVKKFVLPSFEVTVIPEQSYFLLNTEQFTFTILAKYSYGESIKGAFHCRFGVKEKTQGPDGEKEKIVFIRGLELTGSIQAGEGSAVLQESKLIEQLKSNLNTTLSDVVQSKAQLYVAVSVTDIISGELQEAEVSLPVVSQRYTVDLSRTRSHYIPGVPLSVVVVVRLPNGSPAVGEPVRMHLPELQDGDQTVKTNQQGVVWHDFNLPNFDRDINVEVTVDDQKITKDVKRASSPGNSYLSVSVSQKILTPGQSLSVVFKVFNGPPEDGFIYYMVFSRGVLTKQGSVKSGDLTKIQLPITPDMTPSFRLIGYYYDQKGDIITDSVWVDVNDVCEGTVKVKSKDEYLPGNTAKLEIDLNGQKAKVALLAVDKAIYALNAHNKLTPKQVFSSMQSYDLGCSYGGGSDTASVLNDAGLSFISNSHVLSKMRKGFNCESGFRRQRRSLDLQEQMVSIKSSYSDAKLQECCSHGLSLIPMLRTCQQRAERVARANKDHVCVKAFLDCCIEGEKLREKKKRDDAQRGHGRTTSATDIEDFFDTTNQQIRRSFPPSFAFSVVDINGKGSHTVALPDSITTWEIQAVSLSDSHGICVAEPHEFRVFKKVFVSLRLPYSVKRFEQMSIVPVVYNYWDQDAQIALHMERNDKLCSPGSSSIKTYVNVTVEAHSSKAVTFSAVPMETGPIPIKIRLYDIENEDGSDAIEKILNVRTEGIEKRVEETHFVDLSGDIGKSGQSFMINGKLPDNTVPGSSTNIFVKMEGELFGKSTSITLLSSDGVKSLLNAPHGCAEQTMKRMAPTALALRYMDLSQRWYELSPGIRDTALQFTEQGYMRILTFKKGDGSYGAWKHHPTSYWLTGLVVKVMSLVAERQNAGGGEKGRWAQGVSEQDIIDSVRYLLVKQKEDGSFSDPNPVIHREMQGGIGGIEGDVSMTAFITVALNRSLPFLTDNKERNDTKAVISKATDYLLSRVEGLQRPYAVAITAYCLSVCLSDRTQAEPAWKKLKGLATKVKDHCHGWYANAGMVNEEKKHYVPTTEAITVETTAYALLTAVAHKDTEWANSAACWLTSQENYGGGFKSTQDTIVALEALSEYALNSPQPPITEVEVQFTSPGKSDIQKLSLDNKGEKVETELKKLIGNPIINVALTGRGKAKMKVTKAYHLLDTSDDCNLLSITVKVEGKVEYTAQIVEDYNDYEGDYGDGDGEKREEEDVPRSAIEWFDARSRHRRDTQQSRNSENDVEYEVCVSHSLTRNLTGMSIADITLLSGFEAQTDDLDKLKNPDEQYISHYEVSHGKVLLYFNEIEERECVTFRAVQTVTIGLLQPAPATFYDYYEPDRKCTTFYAAPKRSKMVSTLCSGDVCQCSERPCHKEKDTFGPLKLEKKDRFEHACYSPTVDYGFIVQVISMSVKSNFELYTTNVTQVLRATGDVKLEESKVRVFAKRLQCKGQLETGKKYLIMGKDGSTTDSTGQMQYLLESNTWIEQVPNEKKCKGSKNKTTCNKFKDFVSEYMLNGCTQ; via the exons ATGGGCTCTCCCGTCTGTCTTATGGTGCTCTTCATTTTGGCTGCTGAGTCTGTACATGGACAGGACAG GTTCTTTATCTCAGCTCCCAATGTGTTCCATGTGGGGGTGAAGGAGCGTGTTTATGTCCAGCTGGGTAAAGCCCTCCTGAATAAACGTGTTACCCTCTACCTGGAGCATGAGGACACTGCAAATCTGATGTCTCAAAAGAGCAGCACTCTGTGTACTGAGGAGGGACAGATCCAAACTGTGGAACTAGAG GTAGAAAGGGACAAGCTGCCCATCTTTGTGAATATTCCCTATCTTATGCTGGTGGCTGAGATGGATGGGGTCAAAGACAGGAAGATGGTGAGGGTCCTAGTCTCCCAACACAGAGGCTACATCTTCATTCAGACTGACCAGCCTATCTACAACCCTACACAGCAAG TGAAATACAGGATATTTACCCTCAACCACTCAATGAAGCCCCATGATGACGTTTTTCACATCTCTATTTTT AATGCTGCGGGCAACCGGATAATGAAGACTCTTAAGAGAGCTACGGATGGAATATTCACAGATATCCCTTTTAATATCCCTGATGTCTCAGA AATGGGTGTGTGGAGGATCGTGGCTCATTACCAAGGAGATGAAAAGAATGCTGTTACTCGAGAATTTCAAGTCAAGAAATTTG TGCTGCCGAGCTTTGAGGTGACCGTCATACCTGAGCAGAGCTACTTTCTATTGAACACTGAACAGTTCACCTTCACAATTTTAGCCAA GTACTCCTATGGTGAGAGTATAAAGGGAGCTTTCCACTGCCGGTTTGGAGTGAAGGAGAAAACACAGGGGCCGGATGGTGAAAAGGAGAAGATTGTCTTCATCAGAGGATTGGAGCTGACTGGATCG ATACAAGCTGGAGAGGGGTCAGCGGTTCTCCAGGAATCCAAGCTTATCGAGCAACTCAAATCCAACCTCAACACCACCCTCTCAGACGTGGTCCAGAGCAAAGCACAGCTTTACGTGGCAGTGTCTGTCACTGACATCATCA GTGGTGAGCTACAGGAAGCAGAGGTGTCTCTTCCTGTTGTTTCCCAGCGTTACACTGTAGACCTGTCCCGTACCCGCTCTCACTACATCCCTGGAGTTCCCCTCAGTGTAGTG GTGGTGGTCCGTCTCCCAAATGGTTCCCCAGCTGTTGGAGAGCCAGTGAGAATGCATCTGCCAGAACTCCAGGATGGAGACCAAACTGTAAAGACTAACCAGCAGGGAGTAGTGTGGCACGATTTTAACCTTCCCAATTTTGATCGTGACATTAATGTGGAG GTGACTGTAGATGACCAGAAAATAACCAAAGACGTCAAACGTGCATCGTCTCCTGGGAACAGCTATCTGAGCGTGAGCGTGAGCCAGAAGATTCTGACGCCGGGTCAATCCCTTTCCGTTGTATTCAAAGTCTTCAATGGGCCACCAGAGGATGGGTTTATTTACTACATG GTGTTCAGCCGTGGAGTGCTAACAAAACAGGGTTCTGTCAAATCAGGGGACTTAACAAAGATTCAGCTTCCAATCACGCCTGATATGACCCCCTCCTTCCGTCTGATTGGCTACTACTATGATCAGAAAGGTGACATCATTACTGACTCTGTGTGGGTAGACGTCAATGATGTTTGTGAGGGGACAGTGAAG GTAAAGTCAAAAGATGAATATCTACCAGGAAACACCGCAAAGCTGGAGATAGACTTAAATGGTCAGAAGGCCAAAGTTGCCTTGCTGGCTGTGGACAAGGCTATCTATGCTCTCAATGCCCACAACAAACTCACCCCCAAACAG GTATTCTCGTCGATGCAGTCCTATGACCTTGGTTGCTCATACGGTGGCGGCTCAGATACAGCCTCTGTGTTGAACGACGCTGGCTTGTCATTCATCTCCAACTCTCATGTGCTATCTAAGATGAGGAAGG GGTTTAACTGTGAGTCAGGCTTCAGACGACAGAGGCGTTCCCTGGACCTCCAGGAGCAGATGGTGTCCATAA AATCCAGTTACTCAGATGCCAAGCTGCAGGAGTGTTGTTCTCATGGCTTGTCCCTGATCCCCATGCTGAGGACGTGTCAGCAGCGAGCCGAGAGAGTGGCACGAGCCAATAAGGACCATGTCTGTGTCAAGGCCTTCCTGGACTGCTGCATAGAGGGAGAGAAGTTGAGGGAGAAGAAGAAACGAGACGATGCCCAGAGAGGGCATGGCAGGA CTACGAGTGCCACAGACATCGAAGACTTCTTTGACACAACCAATCAGCAAATACGCAGAAGTTTCCCCCCAAGCTTTGCATTCTCAGTGGTCGATATAAACGGCAAAGGAAG TCACACTGTGGCTCTGCCTGATTCCATCACCACCTGGGAGATACAGGCTGTCAGCTTGTCTGATtctcatg GCATCTGTGTGGCAGAACCACATGAGTTCCGTGTGTTTAAGAAGGTTTTTGTCTCTCTGAGGCTGCCGTACTCAGTCAAAAGATTTGAGCAAATGTCTATTGTTCCTGTTGTCTACAACTATTGGGACCAGGATGCACAG ATTGCCCTCCACATGGAGAGAAATGACAAGCTCTGTTCACCAGGCTCCAGTTCCATCAAAACCTATGTCAACGTCACCGTGGAGGCCCACTCCTCCAAAGCCGTCACTTTCTCTGCAGTACCCATGGAAACCGGCCCCATACCCATCAAAATACGCCTTTATGACATAGAGAATGAGGACGGCAGTGATGCTATTGAAAAGATTCTGAATGTTAGA ACGGAGGGAAtagagaagagagtggaggaaaCTCATTTTGTTGACCTGAGTGGCGATATTG GGAAGAGTGGCCAATCTTTCATGATTAATGGAAAGTTACCAGACAACACAGTCCCTGGCTCCAGCACCAATATCTTCGTCAAGATGGAAG GGGAGCTGTTTGGCAAGTCCACTTCCATAACCCTGCTCTCTTCCGATGGGGTTAAAAGCTTGCTCAATGCCCCTCATGGATGTGCAGAGCAGACTATGAAACGTATGGCCCCCACAGCCCTGGCCCTCCGCTATATGGACCTTAGCCAGCGCTGGTATGAGCTGAGCCCTGGCATCAGAGATACGGCCCTCCAGTTCACAGAGCAAG gctaTATGAGAATTTTGACATTTAAAAAGGGTGATGGATCGTATGGAGCTTGGAAGCACCATCCAACCAGTTACTG GCTGACGGGCCTTGTTGTGAAAGTGATGTCTCTGGTGGCAGAACGTCAGAATGCAGGcggtggagagaaggggagatgggCACAGGGTGTGTCTGAGCAGGATATCATTGATTCAGTCAGATACCTCCTGGTTAAACAGAAGGAGGATGGATCATTCTCGGACCCTAACCCAGTCATACACAGGGAAATGCAG ggaggcattggagggatagagggagatgtCTCCATGACTGCTTTCATAACTGTGGCTCTAAATCGCTCCCTCCCTTTCCTGACAGACAACAAGGAGCGTAACGATACG aAAGCCGTTATCTCCAAAGCCACCGACTACCTGCTCTCACGTGTTGAGGGGCTACAGAGGCCCTACGCTGTGGCCATAACAGCctactgtctgtcagtctgtctgtctgaccggaCACAGGCTGAGCCTGCCTGGAAAAAACTCAAAGGACTGGCAACTAAAG TGAAAGACCATTGCCATGGGTGGTATGCTAACGCTGGCATGGTGAATGAGGAAAAGAAACATTATGTACCGACAACAGAGGCCATAACAGTAGAGACTACAGCCTACGCCCTGTTAACTGCAGTGGCTCATAAGGACACAGAGTGGGCAAACTCTGCAGCCTGCTGGCTGACTTCACAGGAGAACTATGGAGGAGGTTTCAAGTCCACACAG GATACTATAGTGGCTTTGGAGGCTCTCTCTGAGTATGCACTGAACAGTCCCCAACCTCCCATCACAGAAGTGGAGGTACAGTTCACTAGTCCAGGGAAGAGCGACATTCAGAAGCTGTCATTGGACAACAAGGGGGAGAAAGTAGAAACGGAGCTGAAG AAACTGATTGGTAATCCTATCATTAACGTAGCGCTAACGGGACGGGGAAAAGCCAAGATGAAG GTTACGAAGGCTTACCATCTACTGGACACCTCAGACGACTGCAACCTTCTGTCAATCACAGTCAAAGTAGAGGGGAAAGTAGAGTACACTG CCCAGATTGTTGAAGACTACAACGACTATGAGGGGGActacggagacggagacggagagaaAAGGGAGGAAGAGGATGTCCCCCGATCAGCGATTGAGTGGTTTGACGCTCGCAGCAGACACAGAAGAGATACTCAGCAAAGCCGGAATTCTGAAAACGATGTTGAATACGAAGTCTGTGTGAG TCATAGTCTGACCAGGAACCTCACAGGAATGTCCATAGCCGACATCACACTGCTCAGTGGCTTTGAGGCACAGACAGACGACCTGGACAAG CTAAAGAACCCTGATGAACAATACATCTCTCACTACGAGGTCTCACATGGCAAAGTGCTGTTGTACTTTAATGAG aTTGAGGAAAGGGAGTGTGTAACGTTTAGGGCTGTGCAGACAGTAACTATAGGTTTACTGCAGCCTGCTCCGGCCACATTCTATGACTACTATGAACCAG acaGAAAGTGTACTACTTTCTATGCTGCACCAAAAAGAAGCAAGATGGTTTCAACATTGTGTTCAGGGGATGTGTGCCAGTGTTCAGAGA GGCCCTGCCACAAAGAGAAGGACACTTTTGGACCACTGAAGCTAGAGAAGAAAGATCGTTTTGAACATGCTTGCTATTCCCCCACTGTGGATTACG GTTTCATTGTTCAAGTCATCAGTATGTCTGTGAAGAGTAACTTTGAACTCTACACAACTAATGTGACTCAGGTACTCCGAGCCA CCGGAGATGTGAAGCTGGAGGAGAGCAAAGTGCGAGTGTTCGCCAAGAGGCTCCAGTGTAAAGGACAGCTAGAGACAGGGAAGAAATACCTCATCATGGGCAAAGATGGCTCCACCACCGACTCTACTGGCCA GATGCAATACCTTTTGGAATCAAATACCTGGATTGAACAAGTGCCTAATGAGAAAAAGTGCAAAGGATCAAAGAACAAGACTACATGCAACAAATTTAAAGACTTTGTATCTGAGTACATGTTGAATGGCTGCACCCAGTGA
- the c4b gene encoding complement C4-B isoform X1: MGSPVCLMVLFILAAESVHGQDRFFISAPNVFHVGVKERVYVQLGKALLNKRVTLYLEHEDTANLMSQKSSTLCTEEGQIQTVELEVERDKLPIFVNIPYLMLVAEMDGVKDRKMVRVLVSQHRGYIFIQTDQPIYNPTQQVKYRIFTLNHSMKPHDDVFHISIFNAAGNRIMKTLKRATDGIFTDIPFNIPDVSEMGVWRIVAHYQGDEKNAVTREFQVKKFVLPSFEVTVIPEQSYFLLNTEQFTFTILAKYSYGESIKGAFHCRFGVKEKTQGPDGEKEKIVFIRGLELTGSIQAGEGSAVLQESKLIEQLKSNLNTTLSDVVQSKAQLYVAVSVTDIISGELQEAEVSLPVVSQRYTVDLSRTRSHYIPGVPLSVVVVVRLPNGSPAVGEPVRMHLPELQDGDQTVKTNQQGVVWHDFNLPNFDRDINVEVTVDDQKITKDVKRASSPGNSYLSVSVSQKILTPGQSLSVVFKVFNGPPEDGFIYYMVFSRGVLTKQGSVKSGDLTKIQLPITPDMTPSFRLIGYYYDQKGDIITDSVWVDVNDVCEGTVKVKSKDEYLPGNTAKLEIDLNGQKAKVALLAVDKAIYALNAHNKLTPKQVFSSMQSYDLGCSYGGGSDTASVLNDAGLSFISNSHVLSKMRKGFNCESGFRRQRRSLDLQEQMVSIKSSYSDAKLQECCSHGLSLIPMLRTCQQRAERVARANKDHVCVKAFLDCCIEGEKLREKKKRDDAQRGHGRTTSATDIEDFFDTTNQQIRRSFPPSFAFSVVDINGKGSHTVALPDSITTWEIQAVSLSDSHGICVAEPHEFRVFKKVFVSLRLPYSVKRFEQMSIVPVVYNYWDQDAQIALHMERNDKLCSPGSSSIKTYVNVTVEAHSSKAVTFSAVPMETGPIPIKIRLYDIENEDGSDAIEKILNVRTEGIEKRVEETHFVDLSGDIGKSGQSFMINGKLPDNTVPGSSTNIFVKMEGELFGKSTSITLLSSDGVKSLLNAPHGCAEQTMKRMAPTALALRYMDLSQRWYELSPGIRDTALQFTEQGYMRILTFKKGDGSYGAWKHHPTSYWLTGLVVKVMSLVAERQNAGGGEKGRWAQGVSEQDIIDSVRYLLVKQKEDGSFSDPNPVIHREMQGGIGGIEGDVSMTAFITVALNRSLPFLTDNKERNDTKAVISKATDYLLSRVEGLQRPYAVAITAYCLSVCLSDRTQAEPAWKKLKGLATKVKDHCHGWYANAGMVNEEKKHYVPTTEAITVETTAYALLTAVAHKDTEWANSAACWLTSQENYGGGFKSTQDTIVALEALSEYALNSPQPPITEVEVQFTSPGKSDIQKLSLDNKGEKVETELKKLIGNPIINVALTGRGKAKMKVTKAYHLLDTSDDCNLLSITVKVEGKVEYTAQIVEDYNDYEGDYGDGDGEKREEEDVPRSAIEWFDARSRHRRDTQQSRNSENDVEYEVCVSHSLTRNLTGMSIADITLLSGFEAQTDDLDKLKNPDEQYISHYEVSHGKVLLYFNEIEERECVTFRAVQTVTIGLLQPAPATFYDYYEPDRKCTTFYAAPKRSKMVSTLCSGDVCQCSERPCHKEKDTFGPLKLEKKDRFEHACYSPTVDYGFIVQVISMSVKSNFELYTTNVTQVLRATGDVKLEESKVRVFAKRLQCKGQLETGKKYLIMGKDGSTTDSTGQMQYLLESNTWIEQVPNEKKCKGSKNKTTCNKFKDFVSEYMLNGCTQ, from the exons ATGGGCTCTCCCGTCTGTCTTATGGTGCTCTTCATTTTGGCTGCTGAGTCTGTACATGGACAGGACAG GTTCTTTATCTCAGCTCCCAATGTGTTCCATGTGGGGGTGAAGGAGCGTGTTTATGTCCAGCTGGGTAAAGCCCTCCTGAATAAACGTGTTACCCTCTACCTGGAGCATGAGGACACTGCAAATCTGATGTCTCAAAAGAGCAGCACTCTGTGTACTGAGGAGGGACAGATCCAAACTGTGGAACTAGAG GTAGAAAGGGACAAGCTGCCCATCTTTGTGAATATTCCCTATCTTATGCTGGTGGCTGAGATGGATGGGGTCAAAGACAGGAAGATGGTGAGGGTCCTAGTCTCCCAACACAGAGGCTACATCTTCATTCAGACTGACCAGCCTATCTACAACCCTACACAGCAAG TGAAATACAGGATATTTACCCTCAACCACTCAATGAAGCCCCATGATGACGTTTTTCACATCTCTATTTTT AATGCTGCGGGCAACCGGATAATGAAGACTCTTAAGAGAGCTACGGATGGAATATTCACAGATATCCCTTTTAATATCCCTGATGTCTCAGA AATGGGTGTGTGGAGGATCGTGGCTCATTACCAAGGAGATGAAAAGAATGCTGTTACTCGAGAATTTCAAGTCAAGAAATTTG TGCTGCCGAGCTTTGAGGTGACCGTCATACCTGAGCAGAGCTACTTTCTATTGAACACTGAACAGTTCACCTTCACAATTTTAGCCAA GTACTCCTATGGTGAGAGTATAAAGGGAGCTTTCCACTGCCGGTTTGGAGTGAAGGAGAAAACACAGGGGCCGGATGGTGAAAAGGAGAAGATTGTCTTCATCAGAGGATTGGAGCTGACTGGATCG ATACAAGCTGGAGAGGGGTCAGCGGTTCTCCAGGAATCCAAGCTTATCGAGCAACTCAAATCCAACCTCAACACCACCCTCTCAGACGTGGTCCAGAGCAAAGCACAGCTTTACGTGGCAGTGTCTGTCACTGACATCATCA GTGGTGAGCTACAGGAAGCAGAGGTGTCTCTTCCTGTTGTTTCCCAGCGTTACACTGTAGACCTGTCCCGTACCCGCTCTCACTACATCCCTGGAGTTCCCCTCAGTGTAGTG GTGGTGGTCCGTCTCCCAAATGGTTCCCCAGCTGTTGGAGAGCCAGTGAGAATGCATCTGCCAGAACTCCAGGATGGAGACCAAACTGTAAAGACTAACCAGCAGGGAGTAGTGTGGCACGATTTTAACCTTCCCAATTTTGATCGTGACATTAATGTGGAG GTGACTGTAGATGACCAGAAAATAACCAAAGACGTCAAACGTGCATCGTCTCCTGGGAACAGCTATCTGAGCGTGAGCGTGAGCCAGAAGATTCTGACGCCGGGTCAATCCCTTTCCGTTGTATTCAAAGTCTTCAATGGGCCACCAGAGGATGGGTTTATTTACTACATG GTGTTCAGCCGTGGAGTGCTAACAAAACAGGGTTCTGTCAAATCAGGGGACTTAACAAAGATTCAGCTTCCAATCACGCCTGATATGACCCCCTCCTTCCGTCTGATTGGCTACTACTATGATCAGAAAGGTGACATCATTACTGACTCTGTGTGGGTAGACGTCAATGATGTTTGTGAGGGGACAGTGAAG GTAAAGTCAAAAGATGAATATCTACCAGGAAACACCGCAAAGCTGGAGATAGACTTAAATGGTCAGAAGGCCAAAGTTGCCTTGCTGGCTGTGGACAAGGCTATCTATGCTCTCAATGCCCACAACAAACTCACCCCCAAACAG GTATTCTCGTCGATGCAGTCCTATGACCTTGGTTGCTCATACGGTGGCGGCTCAGATACAGCCTCTGTGTTGAACGACGCTGGCTTGTCATTCATCTCCAACTCTCATGTGCTATCTAAGATGAGGAAGG GGTTTAACTGTGAGTCAGGCTTCAGACGACAGAGGCGTTCCCTGGACCTCCAGGAGCAGATGGTGTCCATAA AATCCAGTTACTCAGATGCCAAGCTGCAGGAGTGTTGTTCTCATGGCTTGTCCCTGATCCCCATGCTGAGGACGTGTCAGCAGCGAGCCGAGAGAGTGGCACGAGCCAATAAGGACCATGTCTGTGTCAAGGCCTTCCTGGACTGCTGCATAGAGGGAGAGAAGTTGAGGGAGAAGAAGAAACGAGACGATGCCCAGAGAGGGCATGGCAGGA CTACGAGTGCCACAGACATCGAAGACTTCTTTGACACAACCAATCAGCAAATACGCAGAAGTTTCCCCCCAAGCTTTGCATTCTCAGTGGTCGATATAAACGGCAAAGGAAG TCACACTGTGGCTCTGCCTGATTCCATCACCACCTGGGAGATACAGGCTGTCAGCTTGTCTGATtctcatg GCATCTGTGTGGCAGAACCACATGAGTTCCGTGTGTTTAAGAAGGTTTTTGTCTCTCTGAGGCTGCCGTACTCAGTCAAAAGATTTGAGCAAATGTCTATTGTTCCTGTTGTCTACAACTATTGGGACCAGGATGCACAG ATTGCCCTCCACATGGAGAGAAATGACAAGCTCTGTTCACCAGGCTCCAGTTCCATCAAAACCTATGTCAACGTCACCGTGGAGGCCCACTCCTCCAAAGCCGTCACTTTCTCTGCAGTACCCATGGAAACCGGCCCCATACCCATCAAAATACGCCTTTATGACATAGAGAATGAGGACGGCAGTGATGCTATTGAAAAGATTCTGAATGTTAGA ACGGAGGGAAtagagaagagagtggaggaaaCTCATTTTGTTGACCTGAGTGGCGATATTG GGAAGAGTGGCCAATCTTTCATGATTAATGGAAAGTTACCAGACAACACAGTCCCTGGCTCCAGCACCAATATCTTCGTCAAGATGGAAG GGGAGCTGTTTGGCAAGTCCACTTCCATAACCCTGCTCTCTTCCGATGGGGTTAAAAGCTTGCTCAATGCCCCTCATGGATGTGCAGAGCAGACTATGAAACGTATGGCCCCCACAGCCCTGGCCCTCCGCTATATGGACCTTAGCCAGCGCTGGTATGAGCTGAGCCCTGGCATCAGAGATACGGCCCTCCAGTTCACAGAGCAAG gctaTATGAGAATTTTGACATTTAAAAAGGGTGATGGATCGTATGGAGCTTGGAAGCACCATCCAACCAGTTACTG GCTGACGGGCCTTGTTGTGAAAGTGATGTCTCTGGTGGCAGAACGTCAGAATGCAGGcggtggagagaaggggagatgggCACAGGGTGTGTCTGAGCAGGATATCATTGATTCAGTCAGATACCTCCTGGTTAAACAGAAGGAGGATGGATCATTCTCGGACCCTAACCCAGTCATACACAGGGAAATGCAG ggaggcattggagggatagagggagatgtCTCCATGACTGCTTTCATAACTGTGGCTCTAAATCGCTCCCTCCCTTTCCTGACAGACAACAAGGAGCGTAACGATACG aAAGCCGTTATCTCCAAAGCCACCGACTACCTGCTCTCACGTGTTGAGGGGCTACAGAGGCCCTACGCTGTGGCCATAACAGCctactgtctgtcagtctgtctgtctgaccggaCACAGGCTGAGCCTGCCTGGAAAAAACTCAAAGGACTGGCAACTAAAG TGAAAGACCATTGCCATGGGTGGTATGCTAACGCTGGCATGGTGAATGAGGAAAAGAAACATTATGTACCGACAACAGAGGCCATAACAGTAGAGACTACAGCCTACGCCCTGTTAACTGCAGTGGCTCATAAGGACACAGAGTGGGCAAACTCTGCAGCCTGCTGGCTGACTTCACAGGAGAACTATGGAGGAG GATTCAAGTCCACACAG GATACTATAGTGGCTTTGGAGGCTCTCTCTGAGTATGCACTGAACAGTCCCCAACCTCCCATCACAGAAGTGGAGGTACAGTTCACTAGTCCAGGGAAGAGCGACATTCAGAAGCTGTCATTGGACAACAAGGGGGAGAAAGTAGAAACGGAGCTGAAG AAACTGATTGGTAATCCTATCATTAACGTAGCGCTAACGGGACGGGGAAAAGCCAAGATGAAG GTTACGAAGGCTTACCATCTACTGGACACCTCAGACGACTGCAACCTTCTGTCAATCACAGTCAAAGTAGAGGGGAAAGTAGAGTACACTG CCCAGATTGTTGAAGACTACAACGACTATGAGGGGGActacggagacggagacggagagaaAAGGGAGGAAGAGGATGTCCCCCGATCAGCGATTGAGTGGTTTGACGCTCGCAGCAGACACAGAAGAGATACTCAGCAAAGCCGGAATTCTGAAAACGATGTTGAATACGAAGTCTGTGTGAG TCATAGTCTGACCAGGAACCTCACAGGAATGTCCATAGCCGACATCACACTGCTCAGTGGCTTTGAGGCACAGACAGACGACCTGGACAAG CTAAAGAACCCTGATGAACAATACATCTCTCACTACGAGGTCTCACATGGCAAAGTGCTGTTGTACTTTAATGAG aTTGAGGAAAGGGAGTGTGTAACGTTTAGGGCTGTGCAGACAGTAACTATAGGTTTACTGCAGCCTGCTCCGGCCACATTCTATGACTACTATGAACCAG acaGAAAGTGTACTACTTTCTATGCTGCACCAAAAAGAAGCAAGATGGTTTCAACATTGTGTTCAGGGGATGTGTGCCAGTGTTCAGAGA GGCCCTGCCACAAAGAGAAGGACACTTTTGGACCACTGAAGCTAGAGAAGAAAGATCGTTTTGAACATGCTTGCTATTCCCCCACTGTGGATTACG GTTTCATTGTTCAAGTCATCAGTATGTCTGTGAAGAGTAACTTTGAACTCTACACAACTAATGTGACTCAGGTACTCCGAGCCA CCGGAGATGTGAAGCTGGAGGAGAGCAAAGTGCGAGTGTTCGCCAAGAGGCTCCAGTGTAAAGGACAGCTAGAGACAGGGAAGAAATACCTCATCATGGGCAAAGATGGCTCCACCACCGACTCTACTGGCCA GATGCAATACCTTTTGGAATCAAATACCTGGATTGAACAAGTGCCTAATGAGAAAAAGTGCAAAGGATCAAAGAACAAGACTACATGCAACAAATTTAAAGACTTTGTATCTGAGTACATGTTGAATGGCTGCACCCAGTGA